The Tenebrio molitor chromosome 2, icTenMoli1.1, whole genome shotgun sequence DNA segment TTGTGATCACCGAGAACGGCTTCTCTGATTACGGACAACTAGACGACTACGACAGAGCCGACTATTACAAGAGGTACTTGTATGAGATTCTCAAGGCCATTAACGAAGAAGAGTGCAATGTTATCGGGTACACGGCGTGGAGTCTGATGGATAATTTCGAATGGATGGCGGGATACACGTGAGATTGCTCACAAAAACTTGTTCCGGATGATTCTTGTTTGGTTTCAGGCAAAGGTTTGGCATGCATTACGTCGATTTTGACGACCCTGACAGACCCAGGACTAGGAAGTTGTCCTCTTACGTTTACAATAACATTATCACAACTAGACACGTCGATTGGGACTACTACCCAGACTGGCCGCCAactcaagaaaataaaaattgaatttaaactacattattaaattttaaataaaacaaccaTTGGAAAAGTAGCTAGATGAACTCGTTCACAACACACTTTCGAAATAACTTTGAAATAAGGCGTCGAATTAACGCAGCCGAAAAATTAAACTAAAGACATAACTTTTTCTCTGCCGATAAGGTCCGGGTAAAAAAAGGATCACTAgaataaaacccaaaaaacCACCCAACAAACCccacggagcttataaacTTTGGAATCTATTCGAACACTCCaaatttctgggttgattttacgtcacgtGCCgccagttctaccaaccttggggTCACCCGGAAGTGGATCGATCTATCAGCACAAAGACGTAACAGAAAAATGAACCTAtatatacagcgtgatcaaaaaggactgtttaagttggcagtattgaTTTATACTTTCAAATGGtataactggagtaacttccggttgttgacgatTTCACACTGACATTAACAGTTCAAGTCTCAAGTTGTTTCTTTGTACCGTtaatttttatacatacataacctacaattttGTCGCTGTTGATTTCACGTAAAATATCTGTCAAAAGTCGGTTGCAGTATTGGAAACAGCCGAAcaacacccggtataacaaTATTCAACCCTCAACGATTCAACTAGTTTTTAATGTTTGACAGCTGCTGCAATTAAATTACACAACTTAATTAGATTTTGTCTCGttctatataaaaaaaaaatacatacctacataGATATGTATTATAAGATAAGCAttgacatttttgacatttgaccaCTTGACAGATTTTCACCAAAACGCAACTTTTTTACACTAGAGAATCCACCTATTCAACACAAGAAGGCAATGAGTGGGAAAAAGatagaagaaataaaattcccaATGTTAAAATGAGACAGACGATTGCGCAGGAGTCGAAGTATTTGTGGTTATTTTAGATATCgtattgtttcaaaatcaaattattaacCCATTATGATTTtgctttcaataattttatttgtcacaactgacaacTAAAACaatatccacattaattttgcaaatgtattgtgggttgcattttcatttCCGCCGCgcttattatcactcgtgaaatagcCTGCATAAGACGTGACTATAACAAAGATAAGGATATAAGATCCTGTCGAAAGGACCACAGAAAAAATTctgattttcttttaattttaaatagctaatgacttttttttgttgatttttggAAAACCGAAAAAATACATCTTTCAAATAGTTTGTTCTTTCAGTTTGAATTACTTTTAGATTTGTATGTCTGTTTCGtctttctatggttactattaaaatatttatttatttattatagtaggTAAGTCCGCtttactcaactcaatttaagttaaatttgttaataagacttgtcctacttttttctgttcGCGACTGTATGTTATAATGAGTGTCTCAGaatcttcttttttattttcaacaaacttttcaaaaatgtacgTTTTGCCCTTTCACTTTGAATTACTTTACTTTAATGTTTGCATTTCTATAATAAGTGCATacagtacagttggttgcaaaaaagcgggaactgtcagaataaaattgacacctTTTTACAATGTTTCCATAGTGTAAAACCTTCTTACGAAAGATAtgttagaattaacgtcaaaattcaatgacatttgtaaaaattatttgataggtattttCACGtagacaaatggacaaaaccaaacttacattaggaaaattttcgtttctcaatttttttgcaaccaactgtaccacACTTTGTCTTATCACTTATTCAAATGAGAGTATTTATTTCGCAAAGCTCacacaaaaatgtaattagtCATTTCCGATCAAATTTGATACAACAGCTATTCAAGAAgtattggaaaaaatatacagcgCAAAACAGGTGTCAAACCACTTTAAACGTCAGATTTGAGAAGTACCACTCAGGCGATAGTATTTTGTTTGTCTTGGCAAATCTGATTTTGTGTTGTTTCGGAATAGTACTTGACGTGTTTTGCTTGATTTAATCAAATACtgtggaaaaaatttaaaaaattactggTTGGCGCAATCGTAGTAAGGTCGTACCACTTCGAAAATATTGTCAAAGTCAAATTGCAccgagtaaaataaaaattatggtGCGCGTTGTATTGCGCAAGCAACTGCACTTCTACTTCTGAAATAATCTCAACGAATACTTCGTAATAATTTCGCGATAAATAGAAATTCAGATAAGTCTGGTTATATAAATGGCTCCCATTTCTCGACACTCGACAGTGAGTGGTCAATCATGAAGGCAATTCTGTTGGTGATTTGCGCGAGGTAAGTCCAATCAAGTCTTCAGTCCGCGACTGGTACCACCGTGTTGTAGTACCATCACACTCGCGGATGTCCCTGACTATTATTTCCCTGATGGTTTCGTGTTCGGCGCCGCCACCGCCGCCTACCAGGTGGAAGGAGGATGGGACGAAGACGGTAAAGGTGAGAGTATCTGGGACCGCGGTACTCACGAGCATGCCGACTGGGTGGCTGATAACTCCAATGGAGACATAGCTTGTGACTCCTACCACAAATACAAAGAAGATGTGCAGATGTTGAAGACTCTAGGGGTGAATTTCTACCGATTTTCCATCGCTTGGTCTAGGGTACTACCGACTGGAAAAGCCGACGAAGTCAATCAAGCCGGAATCGACTATTACAACAATCTGATAGACGAGCTGTTGGCCAACGATATCGAGCCCTACGTTACCATGTTCCACTGGGACCTGCCGCAACCCCTCCAAGACGAGGGTGGCTGGCCCGACAGGAAACTCACAGACTACTTCGTCGACTACGCCAGAGTGTTGTTTGAAAACTTTGGCGATCGAGTCAAGTACTGGATGACTTTCAACGAGATAATGCAAATTTGCGAGGCTGGCTACTCTGGGGGTAGTTTCGCCCCTTACATAAGCAACCCGGGGGTCGGGGGCTACGAGTGCACCCACACCGTCCTCCTAGCCCACGGCAGGACCTACAGACTCTACGACAGCGACTTCAGAGCGGAACAAAATGGCCAAATCGGAATTGCTATAGATTCGTACTGGCACGAGCCCAACTACGCTGACCGAGAAACCGACCAAGAAGCCTCCGAAGTGGACATGCAGCTGAACGTAAGTCTACTAAATCATCGTCACGTTTGGTACTGATAATAGTGATAATGCCCCCGAGTAGTACGGCTGGTTCGTCAACCCCTTCATCAACGGCAACTACCCCGAAGTGATGATTGAAAGGGTCAAGGCCAACAGTCTTGCCGAAGGCTACCCCCAATCCCGCCTTCCCGAGTTCACCGCCGACGAACAAGAAATGATGAAAGGCACTTTCGATTTCTTGGGTCTCAACCACTACTCTTCGGACAAGGTTTACTTCGCCGAAGACGGCGCAGGAGACCATCCGTCTCACTGGGCCGACACCGGTGTCATAGGTTACCAAGACGCGTCTTGGCCTGGTTCCGCTTCGAGCTGGTTGAAAGTGGTACCGTGGGGTCTCAACAAATTGCTAGTCTGGATCAAGGACCACTACGACAATCCTCCGGTTTTGATCACCGAGAACGGCTTCTCTGATACTGGAGAACTAGACGACTACGACAGGGCCAACTATTACAAGCAGTACTTGTACGAGATTCTCAAGGCCATTAACGAAGAAGAGTGTAATGTTATCGGGTACACGGCGTGGAGTCTGATGGATAATTTCGAATGGATGGCGGGATACACGTGAGATTGCTCACAAAAACTTGTTCCGGATGATTCTTGTTTGGTTTCAGGCAAAGGTTTGGCATGCATTATGTCGATTTTGACGACCCTGACAGACCCAGGACTAGGAAGTTGTCCTCTTACGTTTACAATAACATTATCACAACTAGACACGTCGATTGGGACTACTACCCAGACTGGCCGCCAactcaagaaaataaaaattgaatttaaaatcttccatttttaataaagcaaGCATTTAAATAGGAttctttattttgtttttaatcccgtcatttttaaaaaaatcgccaTCTGCGAGAGTTACACCAACAAAATGGTGGAGACGAAGACAAAGATGATTATACACGTCCACAACACACTTTTGAAATAACGCGTCGAATTAACGCatccaaaaaattaaacagaaaaGAGTTATTTTTTCTCGGCCGGTAAGATACGCGCAAAAAAGGGTCGCCATGGAGCCCGGAAGTGGCGCGATCTATCGGCACAAGGACGAAACAGTTTTTAATGTTTGAGAGCTGCTGCAATTATGTATATTACACGCTTCAATTAAGAATTAGGTTTTGTCgtgttttatattaaaaatactacaaaaatacaataatacaTGATttcatttgacatttttaacattttcccTAAAACACGCCTTATATCGCATAATGTTGTAAAATTTACACTAGAAAGTGGAAGACATTTCTGTTaatcctgttttttttttctagaaaatTCCATTCTGACTATGAAAAGTAAAAAGTAAATACGTAAACAGTAGTCttttggt contains these protein-coding regions:
- the LOC138123169 gene encoding myrosinase 1-like produces the protein MKAILLVICASTITLADVPDYYFPDGFVFGAATAAYQVEGGWDEDGKGESIWDRGTHEHADWVADNSNGDIACDSYHKYKEDVQMLKTLGVNFYRFSIAWSRVLPTGKADEVNQAGIDYYNNLIDELLANDIEPYVTMFHWDLPQPLQDEGGWPDRKLTDYFVDYARVLFENFGDRVKYWMTFNEIMQICEAGYSGGSFAPYISNPGVGGYECTHTVLLAHGRTYRLYDSDFRAEQNGQIGIAIDSYWHEPNYADRETDQEASEVDMQLNYGWFVNPFINGNYPEVMIERVKANSLAEGYPQSRLPEFTADEQEMMKGTFDFLGLNHYSSDKVYFAEDGAGDHPSHWADTGVIGYQDASWPGSASSWLKVVPWGLNKLLVWIKDHYDNPPVLITENGFSDTGELDDYDRANYYKQYLYEILKAINEEECNVIGYTAWSLMDNFEWMAGYTQRFGMHYVDFDDPDRPRTRKLSSYVYNNIITTRHVDWDYYPDWPPTQENKN